From Pseudomonadota bacterium, a single genomic window includes:
- a CDS encoding biotin--[acetyl-CoA-carboxylase] ligase: protein MADFSDGIRILRYGVLDSTNEQAKLLVKAGFSEKFVVSSDRQTAARGRNGRQWQSLPGNLACSIVVCPSVPPARLSELSFVASVAVQRCIKKLIPTHSVKTKWPNDILVASAKMSGILLEVASAVGSKHSSVIVGIGVNVASAPDKLKYPATCLRDLGCEVSVDVLFFDLIERFLELENKWAVSGLDIILAEWLDHAVGLGEKILVKTGDRELEGVFESLDERGALLLRGADGRVDKISAGDVFLSRTLV, encoded by the coding sequence ATGGCCGACTTCAGTGATGGGATTCGTATTCTTAGATACGGGGTACTTGACTCCACAAATGAGCAAGCCAAACTACTGGTTAAGGCCGGCTTTTCGGAAAAATTTGTTGTTAGCAGCGATCGTCAAACTGCTGCGAGGGGACGTAATGGAAGACAATGGCAGTCTCTTCCCGGCAATTTAGCATGTAGTATTGTGGTTTGTCCCAGCGTGCCGCCTGCCCGTCTTAGCGAATTAAGCTTTGTCGCATCTGTGGCTGTTCAACGATGTATCAAAAAATTAATTCCAACCCACTCGGTAAAAACTAAGTGGCCCAATGATATACTTGTGGCAAGTGCCAAAATGTCTGGAATACTTCTCGAGGTCGCTAGCGCCGTTGGTTCTAAACATTCAAGCGTGATAGTCGGCATAGGCGTGAATGTTGCGTCAGCCCCTGATAAGTTGAAATACCCTGCTACCTGCCTGCGTGATTTGGGTTGTGAGGTGTCGGTTGATGTGCTTTTTTTTGATTTAATTGAACGATTTTTGGAACTTGAAAATAAATGGGCAGTTTCTGGTCTGGATATAATCTTGGCTGAATGGCTTGACCATGCAGTCGGTTTGGGTGAAAAAATTCTAGTTAAAACAGGTGATCGCGAACTAGAGGGTGTGTTCGAGAGTCTTGATGAGAGAGGAGCACTCTTATTACGAGGTGCAGATGGACGAGTGGATAAAATATCTGCAGGCGACGTTTTTTTAAGTAGGACTCTGGTATGA